A genomic window from Leptospira ryugenii includes:
- a CDS encoding N-acyl-D-amino-acid deacylase family protein has protein sequence MANVLIQGARIFDGSKNDSWIGDLRIRDGIVQEMAPHLSPAPDESKIDAKGLWLTPGFIDFHTHYDAEIEVSPDLSESVRHGVTTVALGSCSLSLAFGEPEDLADMFSRVEAIPRKNVLEILQSKKNWDSAKEYKEHLNSLPLGPNVVSFAGHSTIRTKVMGLKRALSKTDKPSKDELTKMETLLNDALNEGYLGMSINTLVWDKMDGSRFRSLPLPSTFADWSEYRVFNKILRKRGKVFQGVPNVSTKINLLLFLWEAIPIFKKKLKTTIISLMDVKFDPNLYKLLFFIGRLTNKIFRADFRFQALPEPFDLYADGMDVVVFEEFGAGAYANHIEDEAERRKLMKDQKYRSWFRRQWTNWFLPRVFHRDFKETVIVNSPDPKLVGKSIDQVAKERKVDSVTAFLDLVAEYGNQIRWYTVMANHRLKPLQKIVAHPDVLIGFSDAGAHLRGMAHYNFPLRMLKLVYDAEKAGQPFMRTEDAVYRLTGEIGDWFGINAGYVKIGQRADLVLLDPNHLDESLAKDVEAPMPFMNGFKRWVRRNDATIKKVFINGELAVDQGSPVSDLGKTKKFGSFLPSMIGS, from the coding sequence ATGGCGAATGTATTGATCCAAGGTGCTCGCATCTTCGATGGTTCCAAAAACGATTCCTGGATCGGTGATTTAAGAATTCGAGATGGGATCGTTCAGGAAATGGCCCCCCATCTAAGCCCAGCCCCCGACGAATCAAAGATAGACGCCAAAGGCCTTTGGTTAACGCCAGGCTTTATCGACTTCCACACTCACTATGATGCGGAAATTGAAGTCTCTCCTGACTTGTCAGAATCTGTCCGGCACGGTGTCACAACAGTTGCCTTAGGTAGTTGTAGTTTGAGTTTGGCCTTTGGTGAACCCGAAGATTTAGCGGATATGTTTAGCCGGGTAGAGGCCATCCCCCGAAAGAATGTTCTGGAGATCTTACAGTCCAAAAAAAACTGGGACTCAGCGAAAGAATACAAAGAACATTTAAATTCTCTTCCACTTGGTCCCAATGTAGTTTCTTTCGCTGGTCACTCCACCATCCGCACGAAGGTCATGGGACTCAAACGTGCCTTAAGTAAAACAGACAAACCGAGTAAAGACGAGCTCACCAAGATGGAAACCTTACTCAACGATGCATTGAACGAAGGTTATCTGGGAATGTCTATCAATACTTTGGTTTGGGACAAAATGGATGGTTCAAGGTTTCGCTCTCTGCCACTACCATCAACTTTTGCTGATTGGAGTGAATACAGAGTGTTCAACAAAATTCTCCGTAAACGAGGCAAAGTCTTCCAAGGCGTACCAAACGTTTCCACTAAAATCAACCTCCTTCTGTTTTTATGGGAAGCAATCCCAATCTTCAAAAAGAAACTCAAGACAACGATCATTTCCCTGATGGATGTCAAATTCGATCCAAACTTATATAAACTTTTGTTTTTCATCGGAAGGCTCACGAATAAAATTTTCCGCGCTGACTTTCGTTTCCAAGCCTTACCAGAACCTTTTGACTTGTATGCAGATGGAATGGATGTTGTTGTCTTTGAAGAATTTGGTGCTGGTGCCTATGCAAACCATATTGAAGACGAAGCAGAAAGAAGAAAATTGATGAAAGACCAAAAGTACCGTTCTTGGTTTCGACGCCAATGGACAAATTGGTTTTTACCCAGAGTTTTCCATAGAGACTTTAAAGAAACGGTCATTGTGAACTCTCCCGATCCAAAGCTTGTCGGGAAGTCCATTGACCAAGTGGCAAAAGAGCGAAAGGTAGATTCGGTCACTGCTTTCCTGGATTTGGTTGCGGAGTACGGAAACCAAATCCGCTGGTATACAGTAATGGCAAACCACCGCCTAAAGCCATTACAAAAGATAGTGGCTCACCCCGATGTACTCATTGGTTTTTCGGATGCAGGTGCCCACTTGAGAGGGATGGCGCATTACAATTTTCCACTTCGGATGTTAAAACTTGTATACGATGCAGAAAAAGCAGGCCAACCTTTTATGAGGACAGAGGATGCAGTGTATCGTTTAACAGGTGAAATAGGAGATTGGTTTGGTATCAATGCAGGTTATGTGAAAATTGGCCAACGTGCCGACCTAGTTCTCCTTGATCCCAATCATTTGGACGAGAGTTTAGCCAAGGACGTCGAGGCACCGATGCCATTTATGAATGGATTCAAACGATGGGTTCGGCGTAACGATGCCACAATCAAAAAAGTATTCATCAATGGTGAGCTTGCTGTCGACCAAGGAAGCCCTGTCTCCGATCTCGGCAAAACGAAAAAGTTCGGCTCCTTCTTGCCGTCTATGATTGGTTCCTAA
- the leuA2 gene encoding 2-isopropylmalate synthase LeuA2 yields MKTKNPNQVWIQDVTLRDGNQALKKPWTFAEKEQVFAALVALQVDGVELGFPSSNELEFRAVAQLAKQAPPEMTVSALSRAKVDEIERTWEAIQFAKNPRLHIVYPVSHFQIHNVLRISEEQVLETIHQSISFARSLAGEGKSIQFSGEHFGDAIENFNFTIEAFQTAIRAGADVINLPNTVERYRPFLFVDMVKRVKEKMPDHITLSVHTHNDLGMATATTVESVFVGANQVEVALNGLGERAGNTNLYETALALHQCGVRSRLNFQKIYPTALLISELSGIPIGEKTPIIGEDIFSHRSGIHQDGVTKTIGQEKGAYRTFRPEFVGRGDAERIDFTNQSGTKAIVHVLQKSGISLDAEKIKIVFQKAKELSGSKGNRSLSAEEILQLASRLFPEENQIPDRIQRSIRKNLESFLTK; encoded by the coding sequence ATGAAAACAAAAAATCCTAACCAAGTTTGGATACAAGATGTTACCTTACGAGATGGCAACCAAGCCTTAAAAAAGCCTTGGACTTTTGCCGAGAAAGAACAGGTCTTTGCTGCCCTTGTTGCATTACAAGTCGATGGAGTGGAATTGGGCTTTCCTTCCTCAAACGAGCTTGAGTTCCGAGCGGTAGCACAATTGGCAAAACAAGCACCACCTGAAATGACTGTGTCTGCATTGAGTCGTGCAAAGGTAGATGAAATTGAAAGGACCTGGGAAGCAATCCAGTTCGCAAAGAACCCAAGATTGCATATCGTATATCCTGTGAGTCATTTTCAGATACACAATGTACTTAGAATCTCGGAAGAACAAGTATTGGAAACCATTCATCAATCCATTTCTTTCGCACGTTCTCTTGCGGGAGAGGGGAAGAGCATTCAATTCTCAGGAGAACATTTTGGAGATGCGATTGAAAATTTTAATTTTACGATCGAAGCCTTTCAAACGGCAATCCGTGCAGGGGCTGATGTTATCAATTTACCAAACACAGTAGAGAGATACCGGCCTTTTTTGTTTGTGGATATGGTCAAAAGAGTAAAAGAAAAGATGCCAGACCACATTACTCTATCCGTCCACACACATAATGATTTAGGTATGGCGACCGCGACAACAGTAGAAAGTGTATTTGTAGGCGCAAATCAGGTAGAGGTTGCATTGAATGGCTTAGGAGAGAGAGCAGGAAATACAAATCTTTATGAGACTGCTTTGGCATTGCACCAGTGTGGTGTTAGGTCTCGCTTGAACTTCCAGAAGATCTATCCTACGGCACTTTTAATTTCTGAATTGAGTGGGATCCCAATCGGAGAAAAAACCCCAATCATTGGAGAGGATATTTTTTCCCATAGAAGTGGTATACACCAAGACGGAGTCACCAAAACCATTGGCCAAGAAAAAGGAGCTTACCGAACATTTCGTCCAGAGTTTGTAGGCCGAGGGGATGCCGAAAGGATTGATTTTACGAACCAATCAGGCACAAAAGCTATCGTTCACGTCTTACAAAAGTCAGGTATAAGCTTAGATGCTGAAAAAATTAAAATCGTATTCCAAAAAGCCAAAGAACTTTCGGGAAGTAAGGGGAATCGATCTCTCTCCGCAGAAGAAATCTTACAACTAGCTTCCCGATTGTTTCCAGAAGAGAACCAGATACCTGATCGAATCCAGAGATCGATCAGAAAGAATCTTGAATCATTCTTGACAAAATGA
- a CDS encoding sodium:solute symporter family transporter, producing MNLLLDLVIIIVYFLSVFALGLYFSKKKTSEEDFYLGKKEIHWVWLLFSLVATETSSLTFLSVPSVSFKSDLSFLQLAIGYILGRTIVAYFLLPSYFEGERISIYEYLGETYGPYAERSMSLVFTVSRILGDGIRLYVTSLPVAFLLQKSFGFQYSDIQIGIFSLAIISIVTIIYSVLGGFKAIVFTDSLQLIIYLIGGLYALFLLSGLVVFDEGTWAQISNKLTIFHLSFQEGDLAYYFLFAILGGAFISIGSHGTDLMLVQRVIASKQLSVARRVLVLSGVFVFLQFVLFLSIGILLYLYFQNRNIAPDKAFSYFIIEKIPSPFLGLLLSAIFASAMSTLSSTINSLSLTWARDWKLDRYLSPKSLSVLFGVILFLSSLFPFSLGEGNEKGVLEMGLTIFSYTLGPSIALFFFAKWKLAPNLPSLCIPIVLFSAIVLVFLLTQFWKLPFTTIIPVGILLFVGLIYFLIALLSLFSKIGAKPK from the coding sequence ATGAATTTGCTACTTGATCTTGTCATCATAATCGTTTACTTCCTTTCTGTCTTTGCACTAGGACTTTACTTTTCAAAAAAAAAGACAAGTGAGGAGGACTTTTATCTTGGTAAAAAAGAAATCCATTGGGTATGGCTACTCTTCTCACTAGTTGCCACAGAAACATCTAGTTTAACATTTTTATCTGTACCAAGTGTATCTTTTAAGTCTGATTTATCTTTTTTACAATTAGCGATCGGTTATATTTTAGGAAGAACCATAGTCGCCTATTTCCTTCTACCTTCCTATTTTGAAGGAGAAAGAATCTCAATCTATGAGTATTTAGGAGAAACATATGGCCCCTACGCAGAAAGGTCCATGTCTCTTGTCTTCACCGTCTCCCGAATTTTAGGTGATGGGATTCGTCTGTATGTAACTTCGCTTCCGGTTGCCTTTTTACTCCAAAAATCCTTTGGATTTCAATATAGCGATATACAAATTGGCATTTTTTCCTTAGCTATCATAAGCATCGTGACTATCATTTATTCTGTACTAGGTGGCTTTAAAGCTATTGTCTTTACAGATTCATTGCAGTTGATCATCTATCTTATCGGCGGATTGTATGCCCTTTTCCTTTTGTCTGGTTTGGTGGTATTTGATGAGGGCACCTGGGCTCAAATCTCAAATAAACTCACAATCTTCCATCTTTCTTTCCAAGAAGGTGACCTCGCCTACTACTTTCTTTTCGCGATCCTGGGTGGAGCTTTTATTTCGATCGGCTCCCATGGGACCGATTTGATGTTGGTTCAGAGAGTGATCGCAAGCAAACAACTTTCTGTTGCTAGGCGAGTTTTGGTATTGAGCGGAGTTTTTGTATTTTTACAGTTTGTTTTATTTTTAAGTATTGGAATCCTACTCTATCTGTATTTCCAAAATAGAAACATAGCTCCTGACAAAGCCTTCAGTTACTTCATCATCGAAAAGATACCATCCCCATTTTTAGGACTGCTTCTTTCTGCTATCTTCGCAAGTGCTATGTCGACTCTCTCCTCTACGATCAACTCATTGTCTCTCACCTGGGCAAGAGATTGGAAACTGGATCGTTACCTCAGTCCAAAGTCTTTGAGTGTTTTGTTTGGGGTCATCCTTTTCTTATCTTCTTTGTTCCCTTTCTCTTTGGGTGAAGGAAATGAAAAAGGTGTTTTAGAAATGGGTCTCACTATTTTTTCCTATACCTTAGGCCCAAGCATTGCCCTATTTTTCTTTGCAAAGTGGAAACTTGCACCTAACTTACCTAGTCTTTGCATTCCAATTGTTCTCTTCAGTGCCATCGTTCTCGTATTTCTCTTGACCCAATTCTGGAAATTGCCATTCACAACAATCATCCCTGTCGGCATTTTGCTCTTTGTGGGATTGATTTACTTCCTTATCGCCCTCCTTTCACTCTTTTCCAAAATCGGAGCCAAACCAAAATAA
- a CDS encoding CBS domain-containing protein, whose product MVRSLPRMAAIPSEVPGAETGARPALFSGKPSDYERKEESHKTELVFAHQLMSQPVFCLSQSASFQELKDAFLEKRFRHIPIVDEKKSLVGIVSDRDFLKYSLLDEGKKMDWNQWTQKKILTARRNTEIRFAAKVMLEEHIGSLPIVDEKGQLEGIITRSDFIRAMVKFPGFILVV is encoded by the coding sequence ATGGTCCGCTCTCTCCCTAGAATGGCCGCCATCCCATCGGAAGTCCCTGGGGCGGAGACAGGAGCAAGGCCAGCCCTGTTTTCGGGAAAGCCGAGCGATTACGAGCGAAAGGAAGAAAGCCACAAAACAGAACTTGTCTTTGCCCACCAACTCATGTCACAGCCCGTCTTTTGCTTGAGCCAATCTGCGAGTTTCCAAGAACTGAAGGATGCCTTTTTGGAAAAACGATTCCGACACATTCCCATTGTCGATGAAAAGAAAAGCTTAGTTGGTATCGTTTCCGATCGCGATTTTTTGAAGTATAGCCTCTTAGATGAGGGAAAAAAAATGGATTGGAACCAATGGACTCAAAAAAAGATTCTCACAGCAAGAAGAAATACGGAAATCAGATTTGCCGCAAAAGTTATGTTAGAGGAACACATTGGATCACTACCGATTGTGGATGAAAAAGGCCAATTAGAAGGCATCATTACTAGAAGTGATTTCATCCGAGCGATGGTAAAATTTCCTGGTTTTATTTTAGTCGTTTAG
- a CDS encoding AMP-dependent synthetase/ligase, which translates to MNETPTVLYHLLEQVASRFPEKISFRRRDKQGQFPGISFQNLLEKVDALVAGWHSIGLQIGDRVGYFCDASPHWLCMDLSILSAGAVVVPRGTDIVEEEIIYILNHSEARFVVVQKESDRLRIQKLKDRLPNLDQIFVLEADNGEWKEGDFSVSSLYTKGKSLLSEQPSFVKEHLLKVKADDLATLIYTSGTTGNPKGVMLSQKGWITAIRNTIHRLGLREDDTAVSLLPPWHAFERAVEYATLSLGNEFLVSYMPCLKEDLREFKPSIFPSVPRIWESVYNGIMAKVAKEGGLKESLFLFFLSVGKKWAKHLAVVKGYDFQILKPNFFSAFFKKTISLFHLFYLSPFKLLSLKIFSPIHQALGGRIRVCISAGSALPSVVDGFLSAIGMKVLEGYGMTETSAVVSIRSNDKPTGGTVGVPIGGYQIRLKDDKGNILTAPGEKGTLWIKSDQILKGYYKRPELNQVVFDSEGFFDTGDLMMLSYRNELIFAGRSKDTIALIGGENIEPVPIEDKLLTSPYIDQVMVVGHDKKTLGALIVPHFETIDQKYPNHSGKYKEWNEVKEIRDLFKSEISRIISKENGFKSFEVIPINQFYLVPRQFDPDKEMTRTLKMKRNVISETFKNEIEGLFQ; encoded by the coding sequence ATGAACGAAACACCCACTGTATTGTACCACCTCCTTGAACAGGTAGCAAGCCGCTTTCCTGAAAAGATCAGCTTCCGCAGACGTGATAAACAAGGCCAGTTCCCAGGGATATCCTTCCAAAATCTTTTGGAAAAGGTGGATGCCTTAGTGGCCGGTTGGCACTCGATAGGTCTCCAAATAGGTGACCGCGTGGGCTATTTTTGTGATGCCTCTCCCCATTGGCTCTGCATGGACTTAAGTATCCTCTCCGCAGGCGCTGTCGTAGTACCAAGAGGCACTGATATAGTGGAAGAAGAGATCATTTATATCCTCAACCATTCGGAAGCGAGGTTTGTGGTGGTACAAAAAGAATCGGACAGATTGAGGATCCAAAAGCTAAAGGACCGTCTACCCAACCTAGATCAAATCTTTGTCTTGGAAGCAGATAATGGTGAATGGAAGGAGGGTGATTTTTCTGTTAGCTCTCTCTATACCAAAGGGAAGTCTCTTCTTTCCGAACAGCCAAGTTTTGTTAAAGAACATCTTCTTAAGGTAAAGGCAGATGATCTGGCAACATTGATTTACACTTCTGGCACAACGGGAAACCCAAAGGGAGTAATGTTGAGCCAAAAGGGTTGGATCACCGCGATCAGAAACACCATACATCGATTAGGCCTACGAGAGGATGATACGGCTGTTAGTTTACTTCCACCATGGCATGCCTTTGAACGTGCTGTGGAATATGCCACTCTTTCTCTCGGTAACGAGTTTCTTGTCTCGTATATGCCTTGTTTGAAAGAAGACCTCCGAGAATTTAAACCCTCTATCTTCCCATCTGTTCCGCGCATTTGGGAATCAGTTTACAATGGGATTATGGCAAAAGTAGCAAAGGAGGGTGGTTTGAAAGAATCTTTATTTCTTTTCTTTCTCTCTGTTGGTAAAAAATGGGCAAAGCACTTAGCTGTTGTTAAAGGCTATGACTTCCAAATTCTAAAACCAAATTTCTTTTCTGCATTTTTCAAAAAAACCATCTCCCTCTTTCATTTGTTTTATCTTTCTCCATTTAAACTGCTTTCCTTGAAAATATTTTCGCCTATCCACCAGGCACTTGGAGGAAGAATCCGTGTTTGCATTTCCGCAGGTTCTGCACTACCAAGTGTGGTAGACGGCTTTCTTTCGGCGATTGGAATGAAGGTATTGGAAGGGTATGGTATGACAGAAACTTCTGCTGTTGTTTCCATTCGCTCCAATGATAAACCTACTGGAGGGACGGTGGGAGTTCCCATCGGTGGTTATCAAATCCGCCTAAAAGATGATAAAGGTAACATTCTCACTGCGCCTGGAGAAAAGGGAACACTTTGGATTAAATCCGATCAAATTTTAAAAGGGTACTATAAAAGACCTGAACTCAATCAGGTCGTCTTTGACTCGGAAGGTTTTTTTGATACAGGTGATTTAATGATGCTCTCTTATCGAAATGAACTCATCTTTGCAGGTCGATCAAAAGATACCATTGCATTGATTGGAGGGGAAAATATAGAACCAGTCCCAATTGAAGATAAGTTGCTTACCTCACCTTATATTGATCAGGTGATGGTTGTGGGTCACGATAAAAAAACTTTAGGTGCCTTAATTGTTCCGCATTTTGAAACCATTGACCAGAAATATCCGAATCATTCTGGTAAATATAAAGAATGGAATGAAGTGAAAGAAATTCGTGATCTTTTTAAAAGCGAAATTTCTCGGATCATTTCCAAAGAAAATGGCTTCAAGAGTTTTGAAGTCATTCCGATTAACCAGTTTTATTTGGTGCCTCGCCAATTTGACCCAGACAAGGAAATGACTCGTACTTTAAAAATGAAACGAAATGTCATTTCAGAAACATTTAAAAATGAGATCGAAGGGTTATTTCAATGA
- a CDS encoding acyl-CoA dehydrogenase family protein has protein sequence MRNKKLNPYLSEEESDFFDTVFHFSQEKVLPSAEERDEKEIWSSELWTEFSKAGLTGLSIPTEYGGQGASCLQCSHATDAFAAGCLDGGMGLSWAAHMIIGAMPIVFQGSEEQKQKYLPKIATGEWIAGFALSEPASGSDAASLLTKAEETEKGWKLNGSKMFITNGPVGHVFVTMARTSEKGRGPLGISAFLVEKERPGFRVSKVLKKLGHHTSMTAELSFDDMILPKENLLGPLNSGFLRIGKETLEWERTVFVAGLSGAMEFCFRSGLKYAKERVQFGKSISTFYAMKDILTRNWVYIQAARRLIYWVAQRKDAGIPSPLESSLGKLISSEISEDVAKDTVQLLGGYGYMKEYAVERFYRDVKLGTIGGGTSEIQRSIIASLYPGKTKFMVEFEKIKEVKSSADEIQNILYDILIAMDSVSARKKMQSLEFAFADALSLFVILSLSEKDLHTEHSMYPKAEKLADRTLLTYYLTGKYLSSLSRLSEYVGSELDSLWQTFGKISKQIENIVNERFDTLQELV, from the coding sequence ATGAGAAATAAAAAATTAAATCCATATTTATCCGAAGAGGAAAGTGACTTCTTCGATACAGTTTTTCATTTTTCACAGGAAAAGGTTTTACCTTCTGCAGAAGAGAGAGATGAAAAGGAGATTTGGTCCTCGGAACTTTGGACTGAATTTAGCAAAGCGGGACTGACCGGATTGTCCATTCCCACCGAATATGGTGGGCAGGGAGCAAGCTGTTTGCAATGTTCGCACGCGACAGATGCATTTGCGGCTGGCTGTTTGGATGGGGGCATGGGTTTATCTTGGGCCGCACATATGATCATTGGAGCAATGCCCATCGTATTTCAAGGAAGCGAAGAACAAAAACAGAAATACCTACCAAAAATTGCCACAGGCGAATGGATCGCAGGTTTTGCGTTAAGTGAACCAGCCTCCGGTTCAGACGCAGCCTCCCTATTAACAAAGGCAGAAGAGACAGAGAAAGGTTGGAAGTTGAATGGGTCCAAAATGTTCATTACCAATGGTCCTGTAGGTCATGTCTTTGTCACAATGGCAAGGACTTCCGAGAAAGGAAGAGGTCCTTTGGGGATCAGCGCATTTCTAGTGGAAAAAGAAAGACCAGGCTTTCGTGTGAGTAAGGTTCTAAAGAAATTGGGTCACCATACGTCTATGACCGCCGAGCTTTCGTTTGATGATATGATCCTTCCCAAAGAAAATCTTCTTGGTCCACTCAATTCAGGTTTTTTAAGAATTGGCAAAGAAACATTAGAATGGGAACGAACCGTTTTTGTGGCAGGATTGTCTGGCGCCATGGAATTTTGTTTTCGATCGGGTCTGAAATATGCCAAAGAAAGAGTTCAGTTTGGAAAATCAATATCCACTTTTTATGCAATGAAAGATATCCTAACACGAAATTGGGTCTACATCCAAGCTGCCCGTAGACTTATCTATTGGGTTGCCCAAAGAAAGGATGCTGGCATACCATCACCTCTGGAAAGTTCACTCGGGAAACTAATCTCCTCTGAGATCTCTGAAGATGTAGCAAAAGACACAGTACAGTTATTAGGTGGCTATGGCTATATGAAGGAGTATGCTGTTGAGAGGTTCTATCGAGATGTAAAGTTAGGAACAATAGGAGGTGGGACAAGCGAAATCCAAAGATCAATCATTGCCTCTTTATATCCAGGAAAAACTAAATTTATGGTGGAATTTGAAAAGATCAAAGAAGTGAAGTCTTCAGCAGATGAGATCCAGAACATTCTGTATGATATTTTGATCGCTATGGATTCGGTTTCTGCACGTAAGAAAATGCAATCATTGGAATTTGCTTTCGCTGATGCACTTTCCTTATTTGTGATTTTATCCCTCTCAGAAAAAGACCTACACACGGAACATTCCATGTATCCAAAGGCAGAAAAGTTAGCTGATAGAACCTTGTTGACATATTATTTAACAGGAAAATACTTATCTTCGCTTTCTCGATTGTCTGAATACGTAGGCTCTGAACTAGATTCACTTTGGCAAACATTTGGGAAAATATCCAAACAGATTGAGAATATTGTAAATGAAAGGTTTGATACTTTGCAAGAGTTGGTTTAA
- a CDS encoding sensor histidine kinase, with the protein MKAALRVAFIYFVLGVLWIYFSDILISQRNQTIVDIEIAQSYKGWFFVGLSSILIYLLLLREFKLQKQTVQEKNSLDMLYQKILTEIQDSVLIFNIKTGKIEMVSKQSETFFELSSEEIRNHPERLIERLHPEDREMVARIWLNRLRERFLDLRYRLLFPDGRIKYASENRLYFYDESSQVGRAIGITSDISTYVKKQNLLESSLKENETLLTEVHHRVKNNLAVIISFLQIQAFTASKESSHILEQSIVRIKAIALVHEKLYGSKNLANLNTEDYIESLVENIKLMYMRSNILIELDIDPNQLNVSMAVPMGLMLTEMLTNSFRHAFQDQEHAEIKIKVKFVQEGKILFFYSDNGIGIPEGVDLQKAESIGLSVIFSLCSQMSGRIIEIKTAPGQGVSYNFEFRSKEKKT; encoded by the coding sequence GTGAAAGCTGCACTCCGAGTTGCATTTATATACTTTGTGCTTGGAGTGCTTTGGATTTATTTTTCCGACATATTAATTTCACAACGGAACCAGACCATTGTAGATATCGAAATTGCCCAGTCCTATAAAGGCTGGTTTTTTGTTGGTTTGTCTTCTATCCTCATTTATCTACTTCTACTTCGAGAATTTAAACTCCAAAAGCAGACAGTCCAAGAGAAGAACAGTTTGGACATGTTGTACCAAAAGATTCTTACAGAGATTCAAGACTCCGTTCTGATCTTCAACATCAAAACAGGGAAGATAGAGATGGTGAGCAAACAATCTGAAACATTTTTTGAATTGAGTAGCGAAGAAATCCGAAACCATCCAGAAAGGTTGATTGAGCGCTTACATCCTGAAGATAGAGAGATGGTAGCGAGGATCTGGCTCAATCGATTGAGAGAAAGATTTTTAGACCTTCGTTATCGCCTGCTCTTCCCCGATGGAAGGATAAAGTATGCATCTGAGAACCGATTGTATTTTTATGATGAATCTTCCCAGGTAGGCAGAGCCATAGGGATAACAAGTGATATTAGTACATATGTGAAAAAACAAAATTTACTCGAGTCTTCCTTAAAAGAAAATGAAACTTTACTCACAGAAGTGCACCATCGAGTCAAAAATAATTTAGCAGTTATTATCTCCTTTTTACAAATACAAGCTTTCACTGCATCCAAAGAGAGCTCCCATATACTTGAACAAAGCATAGTCCGAATCAAAGCCATTGCCCTTGTACATGAGAAATTGTACGGTTCCAAAAATTTAGCAAATCTAAATACAGAAGACTATATAGAAAGTTTAGTTGAGAATATAAAACTTATGTATATGCGTTCAAATATTTTAATAGAATTAGATATCGATCCAAATCAATTGAACGTAAGTATGGCCGTCCCGATGGGCCTAATGCTGACAGAAATGCTAACAAATTCATTTCGGCATGCGTTCCAAGACCAAGAACATGCTGAAATCAAAATCAAAGTCAAATTTGTACAAGAAGGAAAAATATTATTCTTCTATAGTGACAATGGCATCGGAATTCCAGAAGGTGTTGATCTACAAAAGGCAGAAAGTATTGGTTTGTCCGTTATTTTTTCTCTTTGTAGTCAAATGTCTGGCAGGATCATTGAAATCAAAACAGCACCAGGACAAGGTGTATCCTACAACTTTGAGTTTAGATCCAAGGAGAAGAAAACATAA
- a CDS encoding MaoC family dehydratase produces MYVKGKTYTEIQIGETASFTKTISETDVYLFAGISGDFNPLHMDEEYAKTTPFQTRIAHGGLAASLLAPVLGMKLPGLGTLALETTTKFRKPVYMGDTITCAVEVVEKVDKIKAVRMKVVWTNQKKEIVCKGETLVIPPG; encoded by the coding sequence ATGTATGTGAAAGGAAAAACATATACTGAGATCCAAATAGGCGAGACTGCTTCGTTTACAAAAACTATTTCCGAAACAGACGTTTACTTATTCGCAGGTATTAGTGGAGATTTTAATCCATTGCATATGGATGAAGAATATGCAAAAACAACTCCCTTCCAAACAAGGATTGCACATGGAGGGCTTGCGGCCTCTCTCTTAGCGCCGGTTTTGGGAATGAAGTTACCTGGACTCGGCACATTAGCTTTAGAGACAACAACCAAGTTTAGAAAACCAGTTTATATGGGAGATACAATTACATGTGCAGTCGAAGTTGTAGAAAAAGTTGATAAGATTAAAGCTGTCAGAATGAAAGTGGTCTGGACCAACCAAAAAAAGGAAATCGTTTGTAAAGGTGAGACTTTGGTTATTCCTCCTGGTTGA
- a CDS encoding DUF1292 domain-containing protein: MDLKDLGIQGDDFLPSHSSEEIDLVDEEGNTYLWEVFYSFTLSGSEYLVFIPTSESEYHLVNVELDDPESDVPGYIVLRIGNDTNGEEILEEILDPEELEEVAEFVEAEIGMLGEFLNQEE, from the coding sequence ATGGACTTAAAGGATTTAGGCATCCAAGGCGATGATTTTTTACCAAGCCATAGCTCGGAAGAAATAGACCTGGTAGATGAAGAAGGAAATACCTACCTCTGGGAAGTTTTTTATTCCTTTACCCTCTCTGGTTCAGAGTACCTTGTGTTTATCCCTACGAGTGAATCTGAATACCATTTAGTCAATGTGGAATTGGACGACCCTGAGTCAGATGTACCTGGATATATCGTCCTTAGAATAGGCAATGACACAAACGGTGAAGAGATCCTAGAAGAAATACTAGACCCAGAAGAATTGGAAGAAGTAGCAGAATTTGTAGAAGCCGAAATCGGAATGTTAGGTGAGTTTCTCAACCAGGAGGAATAA
- a CDS encoding HNH endonuclease, with product MEPQEKQETFFSMVSDEEIARERKKAKELKQSAWWKKKRSSGICHYCGNKFKVEDLTMDHLIPLIRGGLSIKSNLVPSCKDCNFKKKHSLPFEKDFFQ from the coding sequence ATGGAACCCCAGGAAAAACAAGAAACATTCTTTTCTATGGTTTCGGATGAAGAGATTGCTAGGGAAAGAAAAAAAGCAAAAGAACTCAAACAATCTGCTTGGTGGAAAAAGAAGCGCTCCTCAGGGATTTGTCATTACTGTGGTAATAAATTCAAGGTAGAAGATTTAACAATGGATCACCTAATCCCTCTTATTCGAGGTGGACTTTCCATTAAATCAAACTTGGTACCCAGCTGCAAAGACTGTAATTTTAAAAAGAAACATAGTCTTCCATTTGAAAAGGATTTCTTCCAATAA